One genomic region from Argentina anserina chromosome 2, drPotAnse1.1, whole genome shotgun sequence encodes:
- the LOC126782382 gene encoding uncharacterized protein LOC126782382, which yields MRTSASKAKKQQNLLRRFISIPFRTLAKARNFYVRGLKDCAGKVAGGSGVGSYGASQVHLPRSFSVNSSGSYDEDDARQITRNASAKKNNVGKENKNDNIIRAAAGSEVNRSSSVRSVVGVRQGANSTNNGRGVRSYSVGLKMGRIDEERASTFEEDEVDVKEDMFTRSRGYAVNKRYVGFV from the coding sequence ATGAGGACTAGTGCTAGCAAAGCAAAGAAGCAGCAGAATTTGCTGAGGCGTTTTATTTCTATACCCTTCCGGACTTTAGCCAAGGCTAGGAACTTCTACGTGAGGGGTTTGAAAGACTGCGCCGGTAAGGTGGCTGGCGGCAGCGGTGTAGGCAGTTACGGTGCTTCACAGGTTCACTTACCTCGGAGCTTTAGTGTCAACTCTTCGGGATCATACGACGAGGACGATGCGAGGCAGATCACCAGAAATGCATCGGCGAAGAAGAACAACGTGGGAAAAGAGAACAAGAACGATAATATCATTAGGGCGGCAGCTGGTTCAGAAGTGAATAGAAGTAGCAGTGTTAGATCAGTTGTTGGTGTTAGACAAGGCGCGAATAGTACGAACAATGGGAGAGGGGTGAGAAGCTACAGCGTTGGGTTGAAAATGGGGAGGATTGATGAGGAAAGGGCTTCTACGTTTGAGGAAGATGAAGTCGACGTCAAGGAAGATATGTTTACAAGAAGCAGAGGCTATGCTGTTAATAAGAGATATGTTGGGTTTGTATAG
- the LOC126784367 gene encoding serine carboxypeptidase-like 18 produces the protein MNWVCMHLLLLLIFSANAIHCETLVKTLPGFDGELPFNLYTGYTTVNGSEMFYYFIESEGDPKIDPVLLWYSGGPGCSAFNGLIYENGPLDFNLTDYEGGIPKTYHYPYSWTRTASILFVDAPVGTGFSYATDATEYATSDTKTAAQVYQFLRTWLNEHPQYAKLQLFVGADSYAGVSATIAIKHIIDGNDDGVLPRLNLKGYLLGCPKTDSTINENSKYTFSHRMGLISDELYNSALESCNADFYGATTDEPECYEDIQLIARQIKDINENNILEPKCTWASPTPEDEPARRSMQENEYPEDYLRSPLKNPEFCHTFSYSLSYVWANSDEVRAALNIRNGTVFDWKRCNESLDYTYDVTSVLEYHQNLSTKGLQVLIFNGDHDLIIPNTGTEAWIKKLGLTVVNDWRPWLVDGQIAGYTIKFSENGYRLTYATLKGAGHSPQEYKRREAYNMFDRFIHYYPI, from the exons ATGAACTGGGTTTGCATGCATTTGCTTCTTCTACTGATATTCTCGGCAAATGCAATTCACTGTGAAACTCTGGTCAAGACTCTTCCGGGATTCGACGGTGAACTTCCTTTCAATCTCTACACTGG GTATACGACTGTTAATGGATCAGAGATGTTTTACTATTTCATTGAGTCGGAAGGAGACCCCAAAATAGACCCTGTGTTGCTTTGGTACAGTGGAGGTCCTGGTTGTTCTGCTTTCAATGGGCTCATATATGAAAATG GTCCTTTGGATTTTAATCTTACAGATTATGAAGGAGGCATACCAAAAACTTATCATTATCCATACTCCTGGACAAGG ACTGCAAGTATATTGTTTGTGGATGCACCTGTTGGCACTGGTTTCTCCTATGCAACTGATGCAACAGAATATGCTACATCCGATACGAAAACAGCAGCGCAAGTTTACCAGTTCTTGAGAACG TGGTTGAATGAGCACCCGCAATATGCCAAGCTTCAATTATTTGTTGGGGCTGATTCGTATGCAGGAGTGTCGGCAACCATTGCTATTAAGCATATAATAGATG GTAACGATGACGGAGTATTACCGCGGCTCAATCTCAAG GGCTATCTTTTAGGGTGTCCAAAAACAGATTCAACGATCAATGAGAATTCGAAGTATACATTCTCTCACCGGATGGGACTTATATCAGATGAACTTTACAAT TCAGCCTTAGAAAGCTGTAACGCAGATTTCTATGGAGCAACGACAGATGAACCAGAATGTTATGAGGACATTCAATTGATTGCAAGG CAAATTAAAGACATAAACGAAAACAATATTCTGGAGCCAAAGTGCACATGGGCTTCGCCAACACCGGAAGATGAACCTGCTCGTAGATCTATGCAGGAAAATGAATACCCTGAGGACTACCTCCGGTCACCGTTAAAAAATCCTGAGTTCTGTCAT ACCTTCAGTTACTCTCTATCTTATGTCTGGGCGAACAGTGATGAAGTTCGAGCGGCACTTAATATCAGAAAT GGAACAGTATTTGATTGGAAGAGATGCAACGAGAGCTTGGATTACACATACGATGTGACAAGTGTCCTCGAATATCATCAAAATCTCAGTACCAAAGGATTACAAGTTCTGATATTCAA TGGTGATCATGACCTTATAATTCCGAACACCGGCACAGAAGCATGGATAAAGAAGTTAGGTTTGACTGTTGTTAATGATTGGAGACCATGGCTAGTAGATGGTCAAATTGCTGG GTACACTATCAAGTTTTCAGAAAATGGATACCGCTTGACATATGCAACTTTAAAG